The genomic region GTTTTACCCTTATCATTGTATTGCGGCACCTTATTTTTAAATAGATAGCCAAAGGTTAGGGGAAGTACTACTATAATGAAAATTACGTTGAAGTATATGTTAAGTCCCCCAAACACCAATGCAGATACTAAACTAAAAATGTTGTTTCCAGCATGGATTAATATAGGAGCCCATATAGATCCTGTCCATATCATTGATAATCCTAAACCTATACCTAGTATCGTAGAATAAATTCCTTGTGCAACACTCATATGCATTGCTCCAAAAATAACCGCTTGAACTACTACTGCTACTAGCAGAGGTAATTTCTCTTTTAGCTCTCCAAATAAGAAACCTCTAAAAACTATCTCCTCAAGCAATACAGCTATAACTGTTCCAGAAAATAATATTATTATGTGCTCTAAAGTCCTTATTTCGTTCGAGTTAAGAGTGGGAGGTGATATTCCCAGCACCCTTAATAACACTAAACTTAAGGATACAAACCCCATACCAGCGGCAAAAGCAGCTATGCTTTTTTGCCAAGTTATTTTTTTAAAGCGACATATTTGAAAAAGGTTTTTATTTCTTTTTTCAACCATCCAAGTATAAATACAAAAGGCTATAATGGCTCCTAAAATAGAGCCTACTTCAAAATCAACCCGAGTGGGTTGCCTATATGTCCAAGATACTACTGATGCAATAAAACTTATAGATAGACTCAGGCTCATATAAAACACTAGCAATACCTTTATGATATTCCAGAGCATATCTAAAAACGTTCCTTCTTTTCTCTTTCTAATGGCTACTAAAAATCTATTAGGTTTAGCGCCTTTGCCAGTATAATCTTTTGCCCACGGGCTTCTATTTTCTTTAAGATCGCGGAACACAAAAATAGTTGTCATTACTCCAAAGGGTAATGCAAAAAATACAAAGATAAAAAAACACAAGATTTCTAGCAAAATATAAGAAGTCAAGTTGCCAAGTAAAATAGGAGCTAACATGATTAGGCAAGCCAATATTATAAAGAACAATAATTTAAAGCCCTTGTCAGTTGTCAACTCCCAACTTTCATTAAATGATGAAAACACTCCCTTATTTTCATCTATAATAAAATGAAGAAAAAACAAAAACCTAGAAATTAGAAAGATACCTAAAACGAAAGCAAAAATCAAAAGCCCAAAAGAGCTCATTACCCCCATTATTAAAAAGCCAAATAATATTGCCCCTAAAAAAAATGGTATATATTTGTAATTATTTACTAAGTCTATCGACTGAACTTTTTTACCATCATAAACATTGAAACAAATTTTAATGATGCTAAAAGTAAGAAGTACCAATAAAAAGTGTCTCATAATCCTCAAAAAGTATTCAACGCTGTATACACTAGAAGTCTTAACCAGAAACTCCAGAGTTACTACAGCTAATGCTAAGATAAATAAGTATTGTGCTAGCTGCAAAAAATTATCTTTAACCTTGACAAACCCAACATTTAAAGCCTGTTTTATTGAAAATGTATATGCGTCCATAAAACTCCCCCTTTTATGAATTTTTCACATACATAAACCGGAAAAAGTAGCAAAATCCCACCTAATAACTACTGATCATCAAAGGAAAATGGGCAAAGATAATTGCCATCAGGTGTTACACGGCAGCCTAATGAAGTAGTCCAACTCCTCTCTCTGGTAAAGAAGATTATCATTTACAGCCCAGATATTAATGCAAATGCTGTATAGCTACTTATCCCGTTCATTGTTTTGTTTTGGTGGCAAGCTATATATAAC from Proteinivorax hydrogeniformans harbors:
- a CDS encoding CPBP family glutamic-type intramembrane protease encodes the protein MDAYTFSIKQALNVGFVKVKDNFLQLAQYLFILALAVVTLEFLVKTSSVYSVEYFLRIMRHFLLVLLTFSIIKICFNVYDGKKVQSIDLVNNYKYIPFFLGAILFGFLIMGVMSSFGLLIFAFVLGIFLISRFLFFLHFIIDENKGVFSSFNESWELTTDKGFKLLFFIILACLIMLAPILLGNLTSYILLEILCFFIFVFFALPFGVMTTIFVFRDLKENRSPWAKDYTGKGAKPNRFLVAIRKRKEGTFLDMLWNIIKVLLVFYMSLSLSISFIASVVSWTYRQPTRVDFEVGSILGAIIAFCIYTWMVEKRNKNLFQICRFKKITWQKSIAAFAAGMGFVSLSLVLLRVLGISPPTLNSNEIRTLEHIIILFSGTVIAVLLEEIVFRGFLFGELKEKLPLLVAVVVQAVIFGAMHMSVAQGIYSTILGIGLGLSMIWTGSIWAPILIHAGNNIFSLVSALVFGGLNIYFNVIFIIVVLPLTFGYLFKNKVPQYNDKGKTLDSTMEI